The following proteins are co-located in the Bordetella bronchialis genome:
- a CDS encoding PRC-barrel domain-containing protein, which yields MDDGLDTGSAPRVAAAGSPAETRIVGSAKKSGTGPGPEIMAAATLEGNDVLNLSGEKLGTLQDIMIDVAAGRIAYAVLARGGVMGIGDKLFAVPWGALTLDTDRKCFLLDIDLERLRNAAGFDKDNWPRMADPDWAAAIHEYYGQPPYRP from the coding sequence ATGGACGATGGTCTTGACACCGGCTCGGCGCCGCGCGTCGCCGCCGCCGGCTCGCCAGCCGAGACACGCATCGTGGGGTCGGCGAAAAAATCCGGTACGGGCCCCGGCCCGGAAATCATGGCGGCCGCCACCCTGGAAGGGAACGACGTGTTGAACCTGTCAGGCGAAAAACTGGGCACCTTGCAGGACATCATGATCGATGTGGCCGCGGGCCGTATCGCCTATGCCGTGCTGGCGCGCGGTGGCGTCATGGGCATAGGAGACAAGCTGTTCGCGGTGCCTTGGGGCGCCCTGACGCTGGATACCGACCGGAAGTGCTTCCTGCTGGATATCGACCTGGAACGCCTGCGCAATGCCGCCGGGTTCGACAAGGACAATTGGCCGCGCATGGCCGATCCCGATTGGGCGGCGGCGATCCATGAATACTACGGCCAGCCGCCCTACCGGCCCTGA
- a CDS encoding sigma-54-dependent transcriptional regulator, which translates to MPHVLIVDDESPVRTALAEIVKDEGFTVAQASDLREAKIQILRQSPDLVLSDLQLPDGSGLDIFQALSSPNVDVVFITGHASVESAVDALRLGAIDYLLKPVNIQRLKMVLGRMPRNADLSPWGGPFEDEDRFGKMLGRSQPMKQLYRQIAKVAPTEATVFLMGDSGTGKELAAQAIHELSGRRKGPFLPVNCGAISPNLIESEMFGHERGSFTGADRQHKGYFERAAGGTLFLDEITEMPIDLQVKLLRVLETGLFMRVGTNREIASDVRVVAATNRNPEEAVAEGKLREDLYHRLNVFPVELPPLRERGDDVILIAQRYLDMLNKERGADKKFAVDTLESLRNHSWPGNVRELKNYVHRAFILADDNEIRAGIVPLQMSPEKTATGSQITVPVGVPLADADRRLIFATLEQCGGVKKHAAEILGISLKTLYNRLEEYAAAGHFPKVNGEAGAKPEAAGRPGK; encoded by the coding sequence ATGCCACATGTTTTGATCGTCGATGACGAATCTCCGGTGCGGACCGCGCTGGCTGAGATCGTCAAGGACGAAGGGTTTACCGTTGCCCAGGCCAGCGATCTGCGCGAGGCAAAGATCCAGATCCTGCGTCAATCGCCGGACCTGGTGCTGTCCGACCTGCAATTGCCGGATGGAAGCGGCCTGGACATTTTCCAGGCCCTGAGTTCACCGAACGTCGACGTCGTCTTTATTACCGGTCACGCCAGCGTGGAAAGCGCTGTGGATGCCCTGCGCCTGGGGGCGATCGATTATTTGCTCAAGCCGGTGAATATCCAGCGCCTGAAAATGGTGCTGGGCCGCATGCCGCGAAATGCCGATTTGTCCCCCTGGGGCGGGCCCTTCGAGGACGAAGACCGCTTCGGCAAAATGCTGGGGCGGTCCCAGCCCATGAAGCAGCTGTATCGCCAGATCGCCAAGGTGGCGCCCACCGAGGCCACGGTCTTCCTGATGGGAGACAGCGGTACGGGCAAGGAATTGGCGGCCCAGGCCATCCATGAGCTCAGCGGCCGGCGCAAGGGGCCGTTCCTGCCGGTCAACTGCGGCGCCATTTCGCCCAACCTGATCGAAAGCGAAATGTTCGGCCACGAACGCGGCAGCTTCACGGGTGCGGATCGCCAGCACAAGGGCTATTTCGAACGGGCGGCCGGCGGCACGCTGTTCCTGGACGAGATCACGGAAATGCCCATCGATCTCCAGGTCAAGCTGCTGCGCGTCCTGGAAACAGGCCTGTTCATGCGCGTGGGGACCAACCGGGAAATCGCCAGCGACGTGCGCGTCGTCGCCGCGACCAACCGCAATCCCGAGGAAGCCGTCGCCGAAGGCAAACTGCGCGAGGATCTGTACCACCGGCTGAATGTCTTTCCCGTGGAGCTGCCGCCCTTGCGGGAACGGGGGGACGACGTGATCCTGATCGCCCAGCGCTATCTGGACATGCTCAACAAGGAGCGCGGCGCGGACAAGAAGTTCGCCGTGGACACGCTGGAAAGCCTGCGCAACCATAGCTGGCCGGGCAACGTGCGCGAGCTCAAGAACTACGTCCACCGGGCGTTCATCCTGGCCGACGACAATGAAATCCGCGCCGGCATCGTGCCGCTGCAGATGTCGCCGGAAAAGACCGCCACCGGTTCGCAGATCACGGTTCCCGTCGGCGTGCCGCTGGCGGACGCCGACCGGCGCCTGATCTTCGCCACCCTGGAACAATGCGGCGGCGTCAAGAAACACGCCGCGGAGATCCTGGGCATCAGCCTGAAGACCCTGTACAACCGCCTGGAGGAGTACGCGGCGGCCGGCCACTTCCCCAAGGTCAATGGGGAAGCCGGGGCCAAGCCGGAAGCGGCCGGGCGGCCCGGCAAGTAG
- a CDS encoding sigma-54-dependent transcriptional regulator codes for MGIPNASAGSRAGGRADPNAFPDPMSMGKCDAMRRLAEQIDKVAGTEASVLIVGESGTGKELVARAIHGGSERADQPFVPVNCGAIPATLIEAELFGHEKGSFTGAIAQNIGYFEHASGGTLFLDEVTEMPLDMQVQLLRVLETGTFHRVGGLQPVRVNVRIVAATNRDPYAAVNEGRFREDLLYRLAVVPLRVPPLRERMEDVPYLAQRFLDSFNAAENTNKVFSKRAMETLTAYDWPGNVRELKNAIHRAYILADNVVEIAGPALSRRQPKAQVAQGTLKMSVGTSLLQAQRELILATLAHHQGDKRQTARTLGISLKTLYNRLGTYDSSVSTHTG; via the coding sequence ATGGGAATACCCAACGCTAGCGCGGGCAGCCGCGCCGGGGGACGCGCCGATCCGAACGCGTTTCCGGACCCCATGTCCATGGGGAAGTGCGACGCCATGCGCCGATTGGCGGAACAGATCGACAAAGTAGCCGGCACGGAAGCCAGCGTCCTGATCGTGGGCGAGAGCGGCACCGGCAAGGAACTGGTCGCCCGCGCCATCCATGGCGGCAGCGAGCGGGCGGACCAGCCTTTCGTCCCCGTCAATTGCGGCGCCATCCCGGCCACCTTGATCGAGGCCGAGCTGTTCGGCCACGAAAAGGGCAGCTTTACCGGCGCCATCGCGCAGAACATCGGCTATTTCGAACATGCCAGCGGCGGCACCCTATTCCTGGACGAGGTCACGGAGATGCCGCTGGACATGCAGGTGCAGCTGCTGCGCGTGCTGGAGACGGGCACCTTCCACCGCGTAGGTGGCCTGCAGCCCGTGCGCGTCAACGTGCGTATCGTCGCGGCCACGAACCGCGATCCCTATGCCGCCGTCAACGAAGGCCGCTTCCGGGAAGACCTGCTCTATCGCCTGGCTGTCGTGCCGTTACGGGTACCGCCCCTGCGCGAACGCATGGAGGACGTGCCTTACCTGGCGCAGCGCTTCCTGGACAGCTTCAACGCGGCCGAGAACACGAACAAGGTTTTCTCCAAGCGGGCAATGGAGACGCTTACCGCCTACGACTGGCCCGGCAACGTGCGTGAGTTGAAAAACGCCATCCACCGCGCCTATATCCTGGCCGACAATGTGGTGGAAATCGCCGGACCGGCGCTGTCCCGCCGGCAACCCAAGGCCCAGGTGGCACAGGGCACGCTGAAAATGTCGGTGGGCACGTCCCTGCTGCAGGCGCAGCGTGAACTCATCCTGGCCACCCTGGCCCACCACCAGGGCGACAAGCGGCAGACCGCCCGTACGCTGGGCATCAGCCTGAAGACGCTGTACAACCGCCTGGGCACCTACGATAGCTCGGTGTCCACGCACACCGGCTAG
- a CDS encoding FMN-binding glutamate synthase family protein, whose protein sequence is MPWFAIRFSTLALVLLGAACTLLLAAMSTLSWLWAAIPLSALALLGIYDLAQPHHSIRRNYPILGNLRFLFEAIRPEIRQYFLEDDTNATPFSRAQRSIVYQRAKKQVDKRPFGTQEEVYNDRYEWMNHSLAPTHVADSDFRVTVGGPDCKQPYSMSVLNISAMSFGALSGNAITALNEGARIGNFAHDTGEGGISPYHRKPGGALVWNIGSGYFGCRDEQGNFSAEAFVRNARLPQVKMIEIKLSQGAKPGHGGILPGAKVTPEIAETRGVAPWKDCNSPAAHSAFDSPIGLMRFVAHLRELSDGKPVGFKLCVGHPWEWFAIVKAMLETGITPDFIVVDGAEGGTGAAPPEFVDHVGTPLREALRLVHNTLVGVNLRERIRIGASGKIITAFDMARTMALGADWCNAARGFMFAIGCIQAQSCHTDKCPTGVATQDPVRQRALVVPDKAQRVANFHGNTLHALAELLGAAGLTHPGALRPHHIARRISPSEVRLLSALFPELAPGELLEGKFRHRVFEAGWAMASADSFQPAQDLTTAQALADCPRDPVPA, encoded by the coding sequence ATGCCTTGGTTTGCCATCCGATTTTCAACGCTGGCGCTCGTTCTGCTGGGCGCGGCGTGCACGCTGCTCCTGGCCGCCATGTCGACACTGTCATGGCTTTGGGCCGCCATCCCCCTGAGCGCCCTGGCGCTACTCGGCATCTACGACCTGGCGCAGCCGCATCATTCGATACGCCGCAACTACCCCATCCTGGGGAACCTGCGCTTTCTTTTCGAGGCCATACGCCCCGAGATCCGCCAGTATTTCCTGGAGGACGACACCAACGCCACGCCGTTCTCGCGCGCACAGCGCTCCATCGTCTACCAGCGCGCCAAAAAGCAGGTGGACAAGCGCCCCTTCGGCACGCAGGAAGAGGTCTACAACGACCGCTATGAGTGGATGAACCATTCGCTGGCGCCGACGCACGTGGCCGACAGCGACTTCCGCGTCACCGTGGGCGGCCCGGATTGCAAGCAACCCTACTCGATGTCGGTGCTTAACATTTCGGCCATGAGCTTCGGTGCGCTGTCGGGCAATGCCATCACCGCATTGAACGAAGGCGCGCGCATCGGCAACTTCGCGCACGACACCGGCGAAGGCGGCATCAGCCCGTACCACCGCAAGCCCGGGGGTGCGCTGGTGTGGAATATCGGCTCGGGCTATTTCGGCTGCCGTGACGAACAAGGCAATTTCTCGGCCGAGGCCTTCGTCCGCAATGCGCGCCTGCCCCAGGTCAAGATGATAGAGATCAAGCTATCGCAGGGCGCCAAGCCGGGTCATGGCGGCATCCTGCCGGGGGCGAAGGTCACGCCCGAGATCGCCGAAACCCGCGGGGTTGCCCCCTGGAAGGACTGCAACTCGCCGGCCGCCCACAGCGCCTTCGACAGCCCCATCGGGCTGATGCGCTTCGTCGCCCATCTGCGTGAGCTCTCGGACGGCAAGCCGGTCGGGTTCAAGCTGTGCGTCGGCCATCCCTGGGAATGGTTCGCCATCGTCAAGGCCATGCTGGAAACAGGCATCACGCCGGACTTCATCGTCGTCGACGGCGCGGAAGGCGGCACGGGCGCCGCACCGCCCGAGTTCGTCGACCATGTCGGCACACCCCTGCGCGAAGCGCTGCGCCTGGTGCACAACACGCTGGTGGGCGTCAATCTGCGCGAGCGCATCCGCATCGGCGCATCCGGCAAGATCATCACTGCCTTCGACATGGCCCGCACCATGGCGCTGGGCGCGGACTGGTGCAATGCCGCGCGCGGCTTCATGTTCGCCATTGGCTGCATCCAGGCGCAGTCCTGTCATACGGACAAATGCCCCACCGGCGTCGCCACCCAGGATCCCGTGCGCCAACGCGCCCTGGTGGTACCGGACAAGGCCCAACGGGTGGCGAACTTCCATGGGAACACGCTGCACGCGCTGGCCGAATTGCTGGGCGCCGCCGGCTTGACGCATCCCGGGGCGCTGCGGCCCCATCACATCGCGCGCCGCATCTCGCCATCGGAAGTCCGCCTGCTCTCCGCGCTTTTCCCGGAGCTCGCGCCCGGTGAACTGCTGGAAGGCAAATTCCGCCATCGCGTATTCGAAGCCGGCTGGGCGATGGCGAGTGCAGATTCCTTCCAACCTGCGCAGGACCTGACCACAGCCCAGGCGCTGGCCGACTGCCCGCGAGACCCGGTTCCCGCCTGA
- a CDS encoding arsenic transporter has product MLAAFIFILTLALVIIQPRGLGVGWSAAGGAALALALGVVHIGDIGEVWHIVWNATATFIAIIITSLILDEAGFFKWCALHVARWGQGRGRRLFVLIVLLGAMVTALFANDGAALILTPIVMEVLLALGFGAGAALAFVMAAGFIADTGSLPLIVSNLVNIVSADFFKISFARYAAVMVPVNVAAVAASLAMLMMVFWRAIPRRYDASQLPRPRSAIRDPATFRAGWIVLALLLAGFFLLEPLGIPVSAIAAAGALGLLGVAGRMHIVGTRRIMRNAPWHIVVFSLGMYLVVYGLRNAGLTAHLSAFLSWCAQGGVWGGAFGAGIAAATLSSVMNNLPAVLVGALSIADASATGAVREAMVYANVIGSDLGPKITPIGSLATLLWLHVLERKGMHIGWGYYFRIGIVLTVPVLLATLAALAWRLG; this is encoded by the coding sequence ATGCTCGCCGCCTTCATCTTCATACTGACCCTGGCCCTGGTCATCATCCAACCCCGCGGCCTGGGCGTGGGCTGGAGTGCCGCCGGCGGCGCCGCGCTGGCCCTGGCCCTGGGCGTGGTCCATATCGGCGACATCGGCGAGGTCTGGCACATCGTGTGGAATGCGACCGCCACCTTCATCGCCATCATCATCACCAGCCTGATCCTGGACGAGGCGGGTTTCTTCAAGTGGTGCGCGCTGCATGTGGCACGATGGGGCCAGGGCCGCGGCCGCCGGCTGTTCGTCCTGATCGTGCTGCTGGGCGCGATGGTTACGGCGCTGTTCGCCAACGATGGCGCGGCCCTTATCCTGACTCCCATCGTCATGGAGGTCCTGCTGGCCCTGGGCTTTGGCGCGGGCGCCGCGCTGGCCTTCGTGATGGCGGCGGGCTTCATCGCGGATACCGGCAGCCTGCCGCTGATCGTCTCCAATCTGGTCAATATCGTATCGGCGGACTTCTTCAAGATAAGCTTCGCGCGCTACGCCGCCGTCATGGTGCCCGTGAACGTCGCGGCGGTGGCGGCCTCGCTGGCCATGCTCATGATGGTATTTTGGCGAGCCATACCGCGCCGCTACGACGCCAGCCAGCTGCCGCGGCCGCGCAGCGCCATCCGCGACCCGGCCACGTTCCGCGCCGGCTGGATCGTGCTGGCCCTGCTGCTGGCAGGGTTCTTCCTGCTGGAGCCCTTGGGCATCCCCGTCAGCGCGATCGCCGCCGCGGGCGCCCTGGGCTTGCTGGGGGTCGCCGGCCGCATGCATATCGTCGGCACCCGAAGGATCATGCGTAACGCGCCATGGCACATCGTGGTGTTCTCGCTGGGCATGTATCTGGTCGTCTACGGCCTGCGCAATGCGGGACTCACCGCGCACCTGAGCGCTTTCCTGTCGTGGTGCGCGCAAGGCGGCGTATGGGGCGGCGCCTTCGGCGCCGGGATCGCGGCCGCTACCCTTTCCTCCGTCATGAACAACCTGCCGGCCGTCCTCGTCGGGGCCTTGTCGATCGCCGACGCGTCGGCCACCGGGGCGGTGCGCGAAGCGATGGTCTATGCGAACGTCATCGGCAGCGATCTGGGCCCGAAGATCACGCCCATCGGGAGCCTGGCCACCCTGCTGTGGCTGCATGTGCTGGAACGCAAGGGCATGCATATCGGCTGGGGCTACTATTTCCGCATCGGCATCGTGCTGACCGTGCCGGTACTGCTGGCCACGCTCGCGGCGCTGGCGTGGCGCCTGGGTTGA
- a CDS encoding YeeE/YedE family protein: MSSNASTLDFGGRPTPLRINSRPLWAALLLVALGAWYLDATVGWRQAGLWLTGALLGVALYHASFGFTQAWRVFVSDRRAAGLRGQMLMLAVGVVLFFPILAQGTLFGQPVAGLVSPAGGSVLLGAFLFGIGMQLGGGCASGTLFAVGGGNTRMLVTLLFFIVGSVLGTYTFPWWSTLPALKPTSFVLSWGPLPAIAANLAVFGLIAWIATVLERRRHGRIVSFAGRTERPASLWRGPWPLVWGGVALVALNFATLALAGRPWGITSAFALWGAKAYDALGGDVAQWAYWVKQSKALAAPLREDVTTVMDIGLMLGALAAAAAAGKFAPVWKVPARSLAGAVLGGLLLGFGARLAYGCNIGAYFSGILSGSLHAWLWLPAAFAGSALGVRLRPLFGLAVEKTPAGSC, encoded by the coding sequence ATGTCTTCCAACGCATCGACCCTCGATTTCGGCGGCCGCCCCACGCCGCTGCGCATCAATAGCCGCCCGCTTTGGGCAGCCCTCCTCCTGGTCGCCCTGGGCGCCTGGTATCTGGACGCCACCGTGGGCTGGCGCCAAGCCGGCCTTTGGCTGACCGGCGCACTGCTGGGCGTGGCGCTGTATCACGCTTCCTTCGGCTTCACACAAGCCTGGCGCGTCTTCGTATCCGACCGCCGCGCCGCCGGCCTGCGCGGACAGATGCTGATGCTGGCCGTGGGCGTCGTGCTGTTCTTCCCCATCCTGGCGCAGGGCACGCTATTCGGCCAGCCGGTCGCCGGACTGGTCTCGCCCGCGGGCGGCTCGGTGCTGCTGGGCGCCTTCCTGTTCGGCATCGGCATGCAGCTGGGCGGCGGTTGCGCGTCCGGCACGCTGTTCGCCGTGGGCGGCGGCAACACGCGCATGCTGGTGACGCTGTTGTTCTTCATCGTCGGGTCCGTACTGGGTACGTATACCTTTCCGTGGTGGTCCACGCTGCCGGCCTTGAAGCCCACCTCCTTCGTGCTGTCCTGGGGCCCCCTGCCGGCCATTGCGGCCAATCTCGCGGTATTCGGGCTGATCGCCTGGATCGCCACCGTGCTGGAGCGCCGGCGCCATGGCCGCATCGTGTCGTTCGCCGGCCGCACGGAGCGCCCCGCCAGCCTGTGGCGCGGCCCGTGGCCGCTGGTCTGGGGCGGCGTGGCGCTGGTGGCGCTGAATTTCGCCACCCTGGCGCTGGCCGGCCGCCCCTGGGGCATTACCTCGGCTTTCGCGCTGTGGGGCGCCAAGGCGTACGACGCCCTGGGCGGGGACGTCGCCCAATGGGCCTATTGGGTCAAGCAGTCCAAGGCCCTGGCGGCGCCGCTGCGCGAGGACGTGACCACGGTGATGGACATCGGCCTGATGCTGGGCGCGCTGGCCGCCGCCGCGGCCGCCGGCAAGTTCGCGCCGGTGTGGAAAGTTCCGGCGCGCTCCCTGGCAGGCGCCGTGCTCGGCGGACTGCTCCTGGGCTTCGGCGCGCGGCTGGCCTACGGGTGCAATATCGGCGCCTATTTCAGCGGCATCCTGTCCGGCAGCCTGCACGCCTGGCTGTGGCTGCCGGCGGCCTTTGCGGGCAGCGCGCTGGGCGTGCGTCTGCGCCCCCTGTTCGGCCTGGCGGTGGAAAAGACGCCGGCCGGCAGCTGCTGA